Proteins from a genomic interval of Methanofollis formosanus:
- a CDS encoding NifB/NifX family molybdenum-iron cluster-binding protein, producing MEIVVATDGAGGLDAIAATDFGRGETFTIVSTENHAIGAVRVVENTGRRAAQGAGIVAAEQVADEGVDVAAAGHFGPHAEEILGEAGIVIALVPKVTVREAVERILTRLEEE from the coding sequence ATGGAAATTGTTGTCGCAACTGACGGGGCAGGGGGGCTTGATGCGATCGCTGCCACCGACTTCGGGCGGGGCGAGACCTTCACCATCGTCTCGACCGAAAATCATGCGATCGGCGCGGTCAGGGTCGTCGAGAACACCGGGCGCCGGGCGGCGCAGGGCGCCGGGATCGTCGCGGCCGAGCAGGTGGCCGACGAGGGCGTCGACGTGGCGGCCGCCGGTCACTTCGGCCCCCATGCCGAGGAGATCCTCGGCGAGGCCGGGATCGTGATCGCCCTCGTCCCGAAGGTGACGGTGCGCGAGGCGGTCGAGCGCATCCTGACCCGCCTGGAAGAGGAGTGA
- a CDS encoding 7-cyano-7-deazaguanine synthase — MLPDCLLTYLRTHAPLVVALSGGTDSAVLLAAAVRAGVEVAAVTVDTGLVPPEEVAVAARVARTLRVRHETLAVEMLAREAVRENTPERCYVCKRVMMERVIAWAEAHGYRYVVDGTHAGDDPAGRPGVRALAELGVLSPFAACDIGREELLALADAWGVEVRPSSSCMATRIPTGTVVTVEAMRRAHEAEEFLRRAGIPGRIRVRVAGRSAKVEVPAGYEEQARTLVAGVRAVGFDEVEVV, encoded by the coding sequence ATGCTTCCCGACTGTCTCCTGACGTATCTGAGGACGCACGCCCCGCTCGTCGTCGCGCTCTCGGGCGGGACCGACAGCGCCGTCCTTCTGGCCGCGGCGGTGAGGGCCGGTGTGGAGGTGGCGGCGGTGACCGTGGACACCGGGCTTGTCCCGCCCGAGGAGGTGGCGGTGGCGGCCAGGGTCGCCCGGACGCTCAGGGTGAGGCACGAGACGCTCGCTGTCGAGATGCTCGCGCGGGAGGCCGTGCGCGAGAACACTCCTGAGCGCTGCTATGTCTGCAAGAGGGTGATGATGGAGCGGGTCATCGCGTGGGCAGAGGCGCATGGCTACCGGTACGTCGTCGACGGCACCCATGCCGGCGACGACCCGGCCGGCCGTCCCGGGGTGCGGGCCCTTGCCGAACTCGGGGTGCTCAGCCCGTTTGCGGCCTGCGACATCGGCCGCGAGGAGCTCCTTGCGCTCGCCGACGCATGGGGGGTCGAGGTGCGGCCTTCCTCCTCGTGCATGGCCACGCGCATCCCGACCGGGACCGTCGTCACTGTCGAGGCGATGCGCCGGGCGCATGAGGCCGAGGAGTTCCTGCGGCGCGCCGGGATCCCGGGCCGGATCCGGGTGCGGGTCGCCGGGCGGTCGGCGAAGGTCGAGGTGCCCGCCGGCTACGAGGAGCAGGCGCGGACCCTTGTTGCCGGGGTGCGGGCCGTCGGATTCGATGAAGTAGAGGTGGTCTGA